In Symmachiella dynata, the following are encoded in one genomic region:
- a CDS encoding glycoside hydrolase family 20 zincin-like fold domain-containing protein, which produces MRNRSPQKWVVWITLVIGLTAAGRTHAAENFGILPTPQKVESQNGSFTINRETQVVLGKDATDAERFAAEDLRTALQEIYGFQLPLGAPDTSRPNSIVIGKPGTNQLVNKLMQEHGLSFSAKTKEQGYVLGISDQGIVIAAENEPGLLYGTMSLRQIAQVQGAKKPLPAVRIHDWPHLKMRGVQEETAYGQASTMENYKAIIRFIAQYKMNTYFIYLEDNYRFKKYPSIGVGRGAFDADQINELEAYAKQYHIELIPIFEMLGNQGTLLMNAEVLPFSEYPGSHSFATDDAAFEFLENCFLELIDVFDSKYFHAGLDESWDLGFGKTEAAVKKDGRGLVHAQHYRRLNKLFKDHDKTMIMYGDVIVNRKDPSVILNAIPKDIVLMDWVYGPKQHYDSVDKLAAHDFPLMVLPGLNNWSRIFPTTSAALINIRNFTLDGIRHNALGSFTSTWGDFGSKNLREMNYFGYAYGAEVTWSPQSTDVESFYNRFFTLHNGPGTATPLRAVFALLEKWPFGLPIVDYFRHPFAPRYEYGGRKPDASKTAHSEQDLWRVREDARVAEALIAALRPVITRRKGDLDYYEYCARMHRNYVRGQLLVRSLRDFAASDPSPEQIAAAKQRFAREARAVRDETLALRNTFQELWLRTNQPDNLQFAVDEYDMLIKAWDETATRAEAGVFAFDSRPASQWIYHPHGFEKQEQVQHASFRKTFEVDPQDIELAGIQVQGDTHVKLFVNGKQIGEQFARRNFSAPVNPHLLELYDIKSYLEPGKNVIAVEAHAYGTENRQLEPGGPERCGGFHLYGELIGKNGQVTPIFSDSSWKVSDKPGDDWTSTGYDDANWPSAQGDEKPTVWISYPDFRTGQKGFSDQR; this is translated from the coding sequence ATGCGTAACAGGTCGCCGCAAAAATGGGTTGTGTGGATCACACTCGTGATCGGTCTGACCGCCGCAGGTCGGACGCACGCCGCAGAGAATTTCGGCATTCTCCCCACGCCGCAAAAAGTCGAATCGCAAAACGGCAGTTTTACGATCAACCGCGAAACCCAAGTGGTGCTCGGCAAAGACGCCACCGACGCGGAACGGTTCGCGGCCGAGGATTTGCGAACTGCGCTCCAGGAGATCTACGGCTTCCAACTGCCGCTGGGCGCACCGGACACGTCTCGCCCAAATAGCATCGTGATCGGCAAACCGGGTACGAATCAACTCGTCAACAAGTTGATGCAGGAACACGGCTTGTCGTTTTCAGCCAAGACAAAAGAGCAAGGGTATGTCCTGGGAATTAGCGACCAGGGAATCGTGATCGCTGCGGAAAATGAACCGGGACTGTTGTACGGCACGATGAGTCTACGGCAAATCGCGCAGGTCCAAGGAGCGAAGAAGCCATTGCCGGCGGTGCGGATTCACGATTGGCCGCACCTAAAAATGCGAGGTGTGCAGGAGGAGACCGCTTACGGACAAGCCTCGACGATGGAGAATTACAAAGCGATCATCCGCTTCATCGCCCAATATAAGATGAATACCTACTTCATCTATTTGGAAGACAACTACCGCTTCAAGAAATATCCCTCAATTGGCGTCGGTCGCGGTGCTTTCGATGCGGATCAAATCAACGAACTGGAAGCGTATGCCAAGCAGTATCACATCGAGTTGATCCCCATCTTCGAAATGCTGGGCAACCAAGGGACCTTGTTGATGAACGCTGAGGTGTTGCCCTTTAGCGAATATCCCGGTTCGCACTCCTTTGCTACGGACGATGCGGCTTTTGAATTTTTGGAGAATTGCTTTCTGGAATTGATCGACGTCTTCGATTCCAAGTATTTCCATGCTGGATTAGACGAATCGTGGGACCTGGGATTCGGCAAAACCGAGGCGGCGGTCAAGAAGGATGGTCGCGGCTTGGTGCATGCACAACACTACCGCCGGTTGAACAAGCTGTTTAAGGATCACGATAAAACGATGATCATGTACGGAGACGTGATCGTGAATCGTAAGGACCCGTCGGTGATCTTAAACGCGATTCCCAAAGACATCGTGCTGATGGACTGGGTGTACGGTCCAAAGCAACATTACGACAGCGTCGACAAATTGGCGGCACATGATTTTCCCTTGATGGTGCTCCCGGGCCTGAACAACTGGAGCCGGATTTTCCCCACGACTTCGGCGGCGCTGATCAACATTCGTAATTTCACGCTGGACGGTATTCGGCACAATGCGCTCGGTTCCTTCACGTCGACTTGGGGGGACTTCGGCTCGAAGAATCTGCGAGAGATGAATTATTTCGGCTACGCTTATGGAGCCGAGGTCACATGGTCGCCACAATCGACCGATGTGGAGAGTTTTTACAATCGGTTTTTCACGCTGCACAACGGTCCGGGGACGGCGACGCCGTTGCGGGCCGTGTTTGCGTTGTTGGAGAAGTGGCCGTTTGGGTTACCGATTGTCGATTACTTCCGGCATCCCTTTGCGCCGCGTTATGAGTATGGCGGACGAAAACCCGACGCCAGCAAAACGGCGCATTCCGAGCAAGATCTCTGGCGGGTCCGCGAGGATGCTCGCGTGGCCGAAGCCTTGATCGCTGCGCTACGCCCGGTGATTACCCGCCGCAAGGGCGACCTGGACTATTACGAATATTGTGCCCGCATGCACCGCAATTATGTGCGCGGGCAACTGTTGGTCCGCAGCTTGCGAGACTTTGCTGCGAGTGACCCGTCCCCGGAACAAATTGCCGCTGCGAAACAACGGTTCGCCCGCGAGGCCCGGGCGGTGCGTGATGAAACGTTGGCATTGCGAAACACGTTTCAAGAATTGTGGTTGCGGACGAATCAGCCGGACAATCTGCAATTCGCCGTCGATGAGTACGACATGCTGATCAAAGCCTGGGATGAGACGGCGACGCGGGCCGAGGCGGGTGTCTTTGCATTTGATTCGCGGCCGGCGTCGCAGTGGATTTATCATCCGCACGGATTCGAGAAGCAGGAACAAGTTCAACACGCGTCGTTCCGTAAGACGTTTGAAGTGGATCCGCAGGACATCGAGTTGGCCGGCATCCAAGTGCAAGGGGACACGCATGTGAAATTGTTCGTCAACGGCAAACAGATTGGCGAACAGTTCGCGCGGCGGAATTTTTCAGCTCCAGTCAATCCGCATTTGCTAGAGCTGTATGACATCAAGTCATACCTGGAACCGGGCAAAAACGTGATCGCCGTCGAGGCACATGCCTATGGTACGGAGAACCGTCAGTTGGAACCGGGCGGACCGGAGCGCTGCGGCGGATTTCATCTTTACGGTGAATTGATTGGCAAAAATGGGCAGGTGACGCCGATTTTTTCTGACTCGTCCTGGAAAGTCAGCGACAAGCCGGGTGACGATTGGACGTCGACCGGCTACGATGATGCGAACTGGCCGTCGGCTCAAGGCGATGAGAAACCAACGGTCTGGATCAGTTATCCGGACTTTCGAACCGGCCAAAAAGGTTTCAGCGACCAACGTTAA
- a CDS encoding sodium:solute symporter family protein, protein MQLDFIDWSIIFGFFAISLVIGAVVSRQAGKSSADFFLSGRNMPWWLLGFSMVATTFAADTPGLVTNIVRENGVAGNWVWWAFLLTGMLTVFVYAKLWRRSGITTDLEFYELRYSGKPAAFLRGFRALYLGVFFNIIIMANVSLAAIKIGHVMLGLDPAETIVIAATVAVIFSAMGGLKGVLLTDFLLFIIAMVGSIGAAIVALQQADIGGMAKLITHPNVQDKMAMLPPFDLSTDASRDLLITLLVIPLSVQWWSVWYPGAEPGGGGYIAQRMLAAKDEKHAIGATLFFNVAHYALRPWPWIIVALASLVVFPDNASLQVAYPDMPADQVKGDLAYPAMLAFLPHGLLGLVVASLIAAFMSTISTHLNWGSSYIVNDFYQRFVRPDAGQKELVRVGRISTVLMMVFAGILALFLRDAYQGFEILLQIGAGTGLLFILRWFWWRINPYSEIVAMVVSFVVALWAAFAAPEEMPSWLKLIAGVGITTVAWVVATLVTPADDEEKLRSFYRLVHPGGWGWKRVLDKAAADGVPLPTDGNSHIGLGVACMLVGCVGVYSALFATGYFLYGQTTNAIILTVVAVVAAGFLATMWSKITAGDNSTPGQKPNIVED, encoded by the coding sequence ATGCAACTGGATTTCATTGACTGGTCAATCATCTTTGGTTTTTTCGCGATCTCCCTGGTGATCGGAGCCGTCGTTAGCCGGCAAGCGGGCAAAAGCTCTGCGGATTTTTTCCTCTCCGGCCGCAACATGCCGTGGTGGCTGTTGGGATTCTCGATGGTGGCAACGACCTTTGCGGCGGACACGCCGGGATTGGTCACGAACATCGTGCGAGAAAACGGTGTCGCCGGCAACTGGGTCTGGTGGGCGTTTTTGCTGACCGGTATGTTGACGGTTTTTGTGTACGCCAAATTGTGGCGGCGGTCGGGGATTACCACCGACTTGGAATTTTATGAACTGCGTTACAGCGGAAAACCGGCGGCGTTTTTGCGGGGCTTTCGCGCGTTGTATTTGGGCGTGTTCTTCAACATTATCATCATGGCCAATGTCTCCTTGGCCGCAATCAAAATCGGCCATGTGATGCTTGGTTTGGATCCGGCCGAAACGATTGTGATTGCCGCTACGGTCGCCGTGATCTTCAGCGCCATGGGCGGACTGAAAGGGGTGTTGCTGACGGACTTCTTGCTATTCATCATCGCCATGGTGGGATCCATCGGCGCCGCCATCGTCGCTCTACAACAGGCTGACATTGGTGGCATGGCCAAATTGATCACGCATCCCAACGTTCAAGACAAAATGGCAATGCTGCCGCCCTTTGACCTCAGCACCGATGCCAGTCGCGATCTTTTGATAACGCTGTTGGTCATTCCACTCTCCGTGCAGTGGTGGAGCGTGTGGTATCCCGGAGCGGAACCGGGTGGCGGCGGCTATATCGCGCAGCGGATGTTGGCCGCCAAAGACGAGAAGCACGCCATCGGCGCGACGTTGTTCTTTAATGTTGCGCACTACGCCCTGCGGCCCTGGCCCTGGATCATTGTCGCTTTAGCATCGCTGGTGGTTTTTCCCGACAATGCGTCATTGCAAGTGGCCTATCCTGATATGCCCGCCGATCAGGTCAAAGGGGACTTGGCTTATCCGGCCATGTTGGCGTTCCTGCCGCACGGCTTGCTGGGGCTGGTGGTCGCTTCCTTAATCGCGGCATTCATGTCGACAATTTCAACACACCTCAACTGGGGTTCGTCGTACATCGTCAACGACTTCTACCAACGATTCGTGCGTCCCGATGCCGGACAAAAAGAACTGGTCCGTGTCGGCCGGATTTCTACGGTGCTGATGATGGTTTTTGCCGGCATCTTGGCGCTGTTCCTCAGAGATGCCTATCAAGGATTTGAAATCCTGTTACAGATCGGAGCGGGAACCGGGTTGTTGTTCATCCTGCGTTGGTTCTGGTGGCGGATCAATCCCTACAGCGAAATCGTGGCGATGGTGGTTTCATTTGTGGTCGCCCTGTGGGCTGCCTTCGCCGCTCCGGAAGAGATGCCTTCCTGGTTAAAACTGATCGCGGGCGTCGGAATCACGACGGTGGCCTGGGTTGTGGCGACGCTGGTCACCCCTGCCGATGACGAAGAAAAATTACGCAGCTTCTACCGCCTCGTACATCCCGGTGGCTGGGGCTGGAAACGCGTGTTGGACAAAGCCGCCGCGGACGGAGTCCCTCTGCCGACAGACGGTAATTCCCATATCGGCCTGGGCGTGGCCTGCATGCTCGTGGGTTGCGTGGGGGTCTATTCCGCGCTATTTGCCACCGGTTACTTCTTATACGGCCAAACCACGAACGCGATTATTCTGACAGTCGTCGCGGTCGTCGCGGCCGGGTTCTTAGCCACCATGTGGAGCAAAATCACCGCTGGCGACAACAGTACGCCGGGGCAGAAACCGAATATCGTGGAAGACTAA
- a CDS encoding glutamine amidotransferase: MANVYYVGDWALAIGPLYAESPFNCGHKGAEVFNDSTWLKTALESSGEHRVTCVPTWEFYKLPPGEYERILDEYDVLIFSDVEAKLFQLCPDMFDRRKFGKQVLTFPDRIRLTNEAVQSGLGVMFLGGWMSFTGELGRGGWGRTKLAEILPLQCLDIEDLAESSEGFAIVPELPDHPVLAGLDVAAAPPILGYNITRPRAGCEVVARFSETGDPAIAVGQFGSGRVFSYTSDPAPHWACNFVYWDEYAAFWQNACRWAAGQ, encoded by the coding sequence ATGGCAAACGTCTACTACGTCGGGGATTGGGCGCTGGCGATTGGGCCGCTTTATGCGGAATCGCCGTTTAATTGTGGGCATAAAGGGGCGGAGGTTTTTAATGACAGCACGTGGCTGAAAACGGCGCTAGAAAGCAGTGGCGAGCACCGGGTGACGTGTGTGCCGACGTGGGAGTTCTATAAACTGCCGCCCGGTGAGTATGAACGGATTCTGGATGAATACGACGTGCTGATTTTTTCCGACGTCGAAGCCAAGCTGTTTCAGCTTTGTCCGGATATGTTTGACCGCCGGAAATTCGGCAAACAGGTGCTCACCTTTCCCGACCGCATCCGCCTGACCAACGAAGCGGTTCAGAGCGGATTGGGGGTGATGTTCCTGGGCGGGTGGATGAGCTTTACCGGCGAACTGGGCCGCGGTGGCTGGGGACGAACCAAGTTAGCGGAGATTCTCCCACTACAGTGCCTCGACATCGAAGATCTGGCCGAGAGCAGCGAAGGCTTTGCCATCGTGCCGGAGTTGCCCGACCATCCGGTGTTGGCCGGTTTGGATGTCGCCGCAGCACCACCGATCTTGGGTTACAACATCACGCGTCCCCGCGCGGGCTGCGAAGTGGTCGCTCGATTTTCAGAAACGGGCGACCCGGCGATTGCTGTCGGCCAATTCGGCAGCGGCCGCGTGTTCAGTTACACATCCGACCCCGCGCCGCACTGGGCCTGCAATTTCGTCTATTGGGACGAGTACGCCGCCTTTTGGCAAAACGCCTGTCGGTGGGCGGCGGGTCAGTAA